AAGCTTTCTTCAGCAACCTTCATTTTTTGATAGGTTTCAAACCAATTCCAGTATACATAATTAGCATCAAGCAAGAGGTTATTATAAACCGCATTCGCCTGGCTTGTCAGGTTCTGCTGCTCGGCCATACCCTTTTTCAGGTTAATATTTCGGCTGTTATGAATTAGACCTTGTCCCAAAGGGACGCTGACACCGGCATAATAAAGTCCATCCGAAGGAACGGTATGTTCAGGGTTTAAGAACTGTCCGCTGTTTCGTTCATAGCCTGCTTTCAAATCTACATTGAGCACAGTCGGCACTTTCACATAGCTATCCCAAACATCATAATAATCCTTCCCTTGAAACTGTTTGGTCTGATACTCAGAAACAAGCTTAGGGTCAAAAGCCCCACGAGCCTGACTGACTACTACCTCCCCTCTTTCTAAAATGAGTTTTGCTTGTTTAGCAATGGGATGATGATTTCGTACCATACCATAGAATTCCGTCAAACTCAATTGACGAAGTGTGTCGTGTTGAGCAGAAACTGGCATCTGCCAGAAAGACAAAGCCAACAAAATCAAGAGCTTATTCATACTTTACTCCTTTATTTTTTTTTGCTTCCTTCTCTTCTTTCGTATAAAAATCTGGAGGAAATCCATTTAGATTTCTCCACAGTTCGTACCAAACGGGCACATTGTTGAGCAGGGCAATTCCATACGCACCACTACCTAATCTTAATAATGTTGGCCATTCAACCTCATCTTCATCAGGAGCCACAAGTACTCTAAACGTGCCATTTATTGCTACCTTATCATATCCCACGATCTTGCCTCCGAATGTACCGAATGAAAACTCCGGCCAGCCATTAAATACAAGTGCCGGCCAACCATCAAATTGGAGGCGTACTTTTCTTCCTTCTCTAATCAGTGGCAAATCAAGGGGTCTCACATGCAGCTCTACGGCCATTTCAGTTCGTTCAGGAACAAAGTTGAAAATTTGTTCACCTTCTTTCAATATCTCACCAATACCTGATTTGGTCGCTTTGGTAACATAACCATTCTGAGGTGCCAGGATATAATAAAAACTGGACCGCCGCGAGTAACTCTCTTGCTTGATGGAAAGTTTGTTATACTCACTTTCTGCCTCCATTTCACCTGAAAGCGCGGACATCTTATCTGATCTCGCCTTGGCTATTTTCTCGCGATACTCGTTTTCTACAGTACTCAAGCCCAATTCAGCATTTATATACTGACTTTGACTGGCTAGCCATTTGTTCTCCGCGGAGATATTTTTATTGATTGACTCTTGCAGCTTTTGTCGCTTTCCTTCCAATTCGGTCAATGATTTCAATCCTTGATCATATAATCTCTGCTGTCTATCAAACTGTCTTTGCGCAATATCTAGATTCATCAGGCTGGTTTGAAAATCAATACTGTCAGATTTCAACTTCAATGCCGACTGCTCCAGATAGTTTTGTGCTTGTTGCTGTTTCAAAGCCCTATTGCGGAGCAATGCCGCAATTTGTTGATCTAATGCTTTTCCTTTGTCTACATAAGCTTCCTTGGATGCTTTTTTAGCTATGGCCTGATTCTGGGTCTTACCTACAAGATCTGGATCCAAATATTCGGTTTTCATTTCAGAGATATGGAGAATGGTATCTCCTTTGGCGACGAGCTGCCCTTCTCTAACATACCATTTTTCAATCCGTCCAGAGATCACTGAGTTAATGGCTTGCTCTCTCCCATCAGGACTAAGTGTGATTAATGTTCCTCTGGCTCGAATATTTTGAGTCCAAGGCAGGAAAAGACTGATAATGATTAAACCAAAAATTCCGCAAAGTAGGTATACAAATTTTCTGGTGGCATGAGAAGACATGACCTCCTGATACGATGAAACATCTTTCAATATCTCATCTCTATCCATGGGATTGCTCGAAATATTTAACATAGTTATTTCTTCGTTTTAGATTTAATTTTTGAGGGAGATATATCTACTATTTTCCCGTATTCCAGTGTAACTATTCGATCGCAGTTTTGTAAAACCAATGGATCATTGGTCACGGTCATCAACGTCCAATCTTGTTCCTTGCTGGTGAGAATTTCACTAATTCGTTTCCGATCTTCGAAATCCAAACCTTGCAGCGCATTATCCATCACAACGATTTTTGGACTCTCCGCCAAAGTTCTGGCTAAGATCAATTTTTGTTTCACACTATCAGTCAGTCCCTGGCCTTCAGGGCTGATCATAGTAGCCAGACCTTTCGGTAAATTTTTTAAGAAATCACTTAGTCCTACTTGATCTATGGCTCGAAGAATGTCTTCCACCGAAACATCGTCCTTGCCTACTGAAATATTCTGAGCCAAAGTGCCATGAAATAAATCCTGTAAACCCAAATTATCCCCTACGACGGATCTAAAACTCGTGATGTCGATATCAGCGAATGGAATGCCGTTAAACAAAATAGACCCTTCATAATTGTGATAAAGACCCGAAATAACAGATATCAAGGTCGTTTTTCCTGATTCATTATTGCCGGTAATCGCAATTTTCTCACCAGCCTTCACGTGTAGGTTGATCTTGTCCAGTGCCTTTTTACCTCCTTCCTCGAAAGTGTAAGACAAATTCGAAAGTTCTACCGAAACCCCTTTGTTATTCGATATTTCCGAAAGAGATAATCCTCCTTCCTTTTCTAAAGGAATGTCCGACACTTGTCCCAATTTTTCTAAACCTGTCAACACATCGTAAACGGTCTCCATGGTGAGAATCAGCTTCTCAGCAGAACTGAGTACCAAAAGAATAATAATCTCCGAAGCCACAAACTGCCCTAGGTTGATCTCCTGATTGATTACCAAAATACTCCCTAATATCAAGAGGCCTCCAGTAATAATTGTTTTGAAAGCTACAATATTAGAAAACTGAAAGATCAGCACTTTAAAGTGCTGCTTTCTATACTTCAAATAATTGGCTACATATTCATTGGTCTTCTCAACGGGCAGAGAGGTTTCACCAGCAAGTTTAAATGTCCCCATGACTCTAGCGAGCTCCTCCAACCAGTGTGCCACCTGGTATTTGTACTTCGATTCCAAAATACTCGTCTTCAAACCTTTTGGTCCACTGAGATAGAAGATGAGAATCATCAAGCCAACTAATAAAAATCCGAAGAAAACGAAGAATGGATGATAAAGGGAGAGAAGTATCAGCCCAAATAAAATCTGTAACGTAGAGCTCGAAAAGTCAATCAGAATCTTTGGCAGACCTTTTTGTACATTCAGTGTATCGAAGAATCTATTCATCAATTCCGGTGGATAGAAACTGGTTACCGATTCCATCCTAAATCTCGGTATGCGATAAGCAAATTCAAATGATGCTCTTGTAAATATCCTACGCTGAAGTAGTTCCGTCAACGACAGCTGTAAAATTTGAATGACCCCAGAAGCCGCCACGCCTATCACTACTATAAATATCAAAAGTCCCCAGGAAGCTGAAAACTCGGCACTAATCACAAACGCAATAATGGCCTGTACGCCCAACGGAAGGGACAAGTTGATCAACCCATTGAATATCGCATAGGCGTATATGATAAAAATTTCTCGTTTATCCAGCGATAGCATGTTAAATAGCCTCATCAATGGAGAGAGCTTAATTTTTTCGGCTACGAACTTACTTTCTATCATGTCTCAGGATTTTTTAAAACTGAACTAATGGTGTGTTTGATGAAATCTGCACTCTGCTTCTCTAGAACGCAATGGCCATTGACTTCCAATTCTGTCAAAGAAGGCAGATGATGTGCAAAGAAGGTCTGCTGATGCGACGCCTCCAATATGGTACTTACCAAAGCTTTTGGATATTGGTATTCAGGCTTTAGTTCTTGTATGACTGAAGTAATTTTTCCGCATAACTCTTTATACCCTGTAAATAGCCCTTTTCTATTAATTTCATCGACTTGACGATTTAGATAGGTCTTGTCTGATTCGTTATCTATGACGCGACGAAGCTTTGAAATATTAAGACTTGGCAAGTCTAATATTTTTGGTAAATCATAAGCGTGACAAATAATATCGATAACACGGTCCAGTTTTGCAGATGCCTCTTCAATATGATGAGTTTCGAATTCAATGACATAAGCTAACCACGACCAGTAATAGGTGGTTAAATACACCAAAAGT
The sequence above is drawn from the Reichenbachiella sp. genome and encodes:
- a CDS encoding HlyD family secretion protein, which translates into the protein MLNISSNPMDRDEILKDVSSYQEVMSSHATRKFVYLLCGIFGLIIISLFLPWTQNIRARGTLITLSPDGREQAINSVISGRIEKWYVREGQLVAKGDTILHISEMKTEYLDPDLVGKTQNQAIAKKASKEAYVDKGKALDQQIAALLRNRALKQQQAQNYLEQSALKLKSDSIDFQTSLMNLDIAQRQFDRQQRLYDQGLKSLTELEGKRQKLQESINKNISAENKWLASQSQYINAELGLSTVENEYREKIAKARSDKMSALSGEMEAESEYNKLSIKQESYSRRSSFYYILAPQNGYVTKATKSGIGEILKEGEQIFNFVPERTEMAVELHVRPLDLPLIREGRKVRLQFDGWPALVFNGWPEFSFGTFGGKIVGYDKVAINGTFRVLVAPDEDEVEWPTLLRLGSGAYGIALLNNVPVWYELWRNLNGFPPDFYTKEEKEAKKNKGVKYE
- a CDS encoding peptidase domain-containing ABC transporter, whose amino-acid sequence is MIESKFVAEKIKLSPLMRLFNMLSLDKREIFIIYAYAIFNGLINLSLPLGVQAIIAFVISAEFSASWGLLIFIVVIGVAASGVIQILQLSLTELLQRRIFTRASFEFAYRIPRFRMESVTSFYPPELMNRFFDTLNVQKGLPKILIDFSSSTLQILFGLILLSLYHPFFVFFGFLLVGLMILIFYLSGPKGLKTSILESKYKYQVAHWLEELARVMGTFKLAGETSLPVEKTNEYVANYLKYRKQHFKVLIFQFSNIVAFKTIITGGLLILGSILVINQEINLGQFVASEIIILLVLSSAEKLILTMETVYDVLTGLEKLGQVSDIPLEKEGGLSLSEISNNKGVSVELSNLSYTFEEGGKKALDKINLHVKAGEKIAITGNNESGKTTLISVISGLYHNYEGSILFNGIPFADIDITSFRSVVGDNLGLQDLFHGTLAQNISVGKDDVSVEDILRAIDQVGLSDFLKNLPKGLATMISPEGQGLTDSVKQKLILARTLAESPKIVVMDNALQGLDFEDRKRISEILTSKEQDWTLMTVTNDPLVLQNCDRIVTLEYGKIVDISPSKIKSKTKK
- a CDS encoding TetR/AcrR family transcriptional regulator produces the protein MSSITIVLADKYFKKDPQSSDLGRKIVSEGLAMLDELGFEEFTFKKLADRIDSTEASVYRYFKNKHKLLVYLTTYYWSWLAYVIEFETHHIEEASAKLDRVIDIICHAYDLPKILDLPSLNISKLRRVIDNESDKTYLNRQVDEINRKGLFTGYKELCGKITSVIQELKPEYQYPKALVSTILEASHQQTFFAHHLPSLTELEVNGHCVLEKQSADFIKHTISSVLKNPET